A single genomic interval of Staphylococcus hyicus harbors:
- a CDS encoding GNAT family N-acetyltransferase, which yields MNQINIRMATLQDAKVLQDLMYRAFTPLREAGIDWPSVHADIDMIEKNIKYNAAYVLEKDGKIVSTLSIRFPWEPKYKVSQFPFIWWFATDPDYGGQGYGDQLMTYIEETILRDMLKAPAVVLGTSARKMAWLKEVYTRRGYDSFFEMEESSGDRGAMMVKVLIPERYNKDLLAPPPWYEGGA from the coding sequence ATGAATCAGATAAATATTAGAATGGCGACATTACAAGATGCTAAAGTATTACAAGATTTGATGTATCGTGCTTTTACACCGTTGCGTGAAGCGGGCATCGATTGGCCATCAGTACATGCGGATATTGACATGATTGAAAAGAATATTAAGTATAATGCAGCTTATGTTTTAGAAAAAGATGGGAAAATCGTGTCTACACTCTCGATTCGTTTTCCGTGGGAACCGAAATATAAAGTATCGCAATTCCCATTTATATGGTGGTTCGCCACGGATCCTGACTATGGAGGTCAAGGATATGGCGATCAATTGATGACATATATAGAAGAAACGATTTTAAGAGATATGTTAAAAGCACCAGCTGTGGTATTAGGAACGTCTGCTCGTAAAATGGCTTGGCTTAAAGAGGTCTATACACGAAGAGGCTATGACTCTTTTTTTGAAATGGAAGAATCTAGTGGTGATCGAGGAGCCATGATGGTAAAAGTCCTCATCCCTGAAAGATACAATAAAGACTTATTGGCCCCACCACCATGGTATGAAGGTGGGGCATAA
- a CDS encoding SLC13 family permease encodes MTTAGKTQKKPTFKPVWFGISFIALILILILPTSDSLPIMAKCALAILAFAVILWVTEAVSYPVSATMIVVLIILLLGFSPVQNLTESLGNPKMGKDVLSGSDLFGTANALKLAFSGFSTSAVALVAAALFLATAMQVTQLHKRLALWVLSLVGNKTKRIVIGAILVSIILAFFVPSATARAGAVVPILLGMVAAFGAAKQSKLAALLIITAVQAVSIWNIGIKTAAAQNIVAVNFINGQLGHDVSWGEWFLYAAPWSIIMSIVLYFVMLKVIPPEQNEIEGGKELVQQQLKALGPITGKEWRLIIISLALLILWSTEKILHPIDSASITLLALAVMLTPKIGVMTWKEAESKIPWGTVIVFGVGIALGNVLLQTKAAQWLSDQTFGLMGLQHMPIIATIALISLFNILIHLGFASATSLASALIPVFISLTMTLDLGDMSIGFVLIQQFVISFGFLLPVSSPQGMLAYGTETFTVKDFLKVGIPITVIGYILVIILSMTYWQWLGLL; translated from the coding sequence ATGACAACAGCTGGAAAAACTCAGAAAAAACCGACCTTTAAACCGGTTTGGTTTGGCATAAGTTTTATCGCATTGATTTTAATTTTGATTTTGCCAACTTCAGATAGTTTACCTATCATGGCGAAATGTGCTTTAGCCATTCTAGCATTTGCTGTAATTTTATGGGTAACAGAAGCAGTGAGCTATCCTGTTTCAGCGACGATGATTGTTGTGTTAATCATTTTACTTTTAGGATTTAGTCCAGTACAAAACTTAACAGAATCCCTAGGTAACCCTAAAATGGGGAAAGACGTGTTAAGTGGTTCAGACTTATTCGGTACGGCGAATGCGTTGAAATTAGCATTTAGTGGATTTTCAACGAGTGCAGTGGCACTTGTTGCAGCTGCACTGTTTTTAGCGACTGCCATGCAAGTGACGCAACTTCATAAACGTTTAGCGTTATGGGTATTATCATTAGTAGGTAACAAAACAAAGCGCATCGTGATTGGTGCAATTTTAGTATCAATTATTTTAGCGTTCTTTGTACCTTCAGCGACTGCAAGAGCAGGTGCTGTCGTGCCAATATTATTAGGGATGGTTGCAGCTTTTGGTGCAGCAAAACAAAGTAAGCTTGCAGCACTGTTAATTATTACTGCAGTACAAGCTGTTTCGATTTGGAACATTGGGATTAAAACTGCAGCTGCGCAAAATATTGTTGCCGTGAATTTTATTAATGGTCAATTAGGTCATGATGTATCATGGGGCGAGTGGTTTTTATATGCAGCGCCTTGGTCGATTATCATGTCTATTGTACTTTATTTTGTAATGTTAAAAGTCATACCACCAGAACAAAACGAAATTGAGGGTGGTAAAGAACTGGTACAACAGCAATTAAAGGCTTTAGGTCCGATTACGGGAAAAGAATGGCGTTTAATTATTATCTCTCTTGCATTACTCATTTTATGGTCAACAGAAAAAATTCTTCATCCGATTGATTCTGCATCGATTACGTTACTTGCATTAGCGGTGATGTTAACACCTAAGATTGGTGTGATGACATGGAAGGAAGCGGAAAGTAAAATCCCTTGGGGTACGGTTATTGTATTTGGGGTAGGGATTGCATTAGGTAATGTACTCCTTCAAACTAAAGCAGCGCAATGGTTAAGTGATCAAACATTTGGATTAATGGGCTTACAGCATATGCCGATTATCGCTACTATTGCATTAATTTCATTGTTTAATATTTTAATTCACTTAGGATTCGCAAGTGCTACGAGTTTAGCTTCTGCTTTAATTCCGGTTTTCATCTCTTTAACGATGACGTTAGACTTAGGCGATATGTCAATTGGATTTGTTTTAATACAACAATTTGTCATTAGTTTTGGCTTTTTACTCCCTGTAAGCTCACCACAAGGTATGCTTGCATATGGAACTGAAACATTTACTGTCAAAGATTTTCTTAAAGTAGGTATACCTATTACTGTTATTGGTTATATTTTAGTCATCATATTAAGTATGACGTATTGGCAATGGCTTGGATTATTATAA
- a CDS encoding formate/nitrite transporter family protein yields the protein MGIEKPTKDLKDTYASREIVKSIVNSVAMKEVLLDCAFTRYLLKSMMSGFLLTIVTVFMLAMKTQLAGAPPAVIHLMGAMAFSVALVFIVLTHSELLTSNFMYMTVGMYYKTISFSKTMWLFTICFLGNILGAFVLFGLMIFTKVMTPEMIQALSATVDAKTVTSTWHAILVKGIFANFFINIGIYVSMMFKEGLSKTFFIAIGVIIFVFMGYEHVVYNAGLFVGMIFYNIDALSWLDVLKNIVFAYIGNYIGGGLLVGLLYAYFNGDRKYT from the coding sequence ATGGGGATTGAAAAACCAACGAAAGATCTCAAAGATACATACGCTTCAAGAGAAATTGTGAAAAGCATTGTCAATTCAGTAGCCATGAAAGAAGTGTTACTTGATTGTGCGTTCACAAGATACTTATTAAAATCAATGATGTCCGGGTTTTTACTTACGATTGTGACAGTGTTTATGCTCGCAATGAAGACGCAGTTAGCAGGTGCGCCACCAGCGGTCATTCATTTAATGGGCGCCATGGCATTTAGTGTGGCTTTAGTTTTTATCGTTCTTACACATTCTGAACTCCTTACGAGTAACTTTATGTATATGACAGTTGGTATGTATTACAAAACGATTTCTTTTTCAAAAACGATGTGGTTATTTACAATTTGTTTTCTAGGAAATATTCTAGGTGCATTTGTGTTATTTGGTTTAATGATTTTCACGAAAGTCATGACACCGGAAATGATTCAAGCATTGAGTGCTACTGTCGATGCTAAAACTGTCACGTCTACTTGGCACGCGATTTTAGTGAAAGGTATTTTTGCGAACTTTTTTATAAATATTGGTATATACGTATCCATGATGTTTAAAGAAGGTTTGTCTAAAACATTTTTTATCGCTATTGGTGTAATCATTTTTGTATTTATGGGTTATGAACATGTTGTTTATAATGCAGGTTTATTTGTCGGTATGATTTTTTATAACATCGATGCGCTCTCTTGGTTAGATGTGCTAAAAAATATTGTATTTGCGTATATTGGTAACTATATTGGTGGCGGCTTATTAGTAGGATTGCTTTATGCTTATTTCAATGGTGACCGTAAATACACGTAA
- a CDS encoding PTS transporter subunit IIC has translation MKKLLHRWFIEGLSYMTLGLFSSLIIGLILETIGKQTLFPQLDLNFLVEIGNVAKGLTGAAIGAAMAYGFKCKPLVIFSALIVGMMGYTTFAGGAVGAFLATLIVAELSRMYASKTKVDIIVTPMLTLIIGGAVAKFLGPILNEMMKAIGKLIIAATDQQPLLMGIIVAVIFGLCLTAPISSAALALMLDLSGLAAGAATIGCACQMVGFAVMGYKDNGVSGLISIGIGTSMLQVPNIILKPLLLIPPTVASALIAPIMTVFFPMVNNAAGAGMGTSGFVGQIMTVHTMGSSLHTWVLIGIFHFLLPIVLTWLIYHFMTKRQWIKPGDQTLRTVEARN, from the coding sequence TTGAAAAAATTATTGCATCGTTGGTTTATCGAAGGTTTAAGTTATATGACACTAGGTTTGTTTAGTTCATTAATTATTGGCTTAATTTTAGAAACAATAGGTAAACAAACATTGTTTCCACAGTTAGATTTAAACTTTTTAGTAGAAATTGGTAATGTTGCCAAAGGGCTAACAGGAGCGGCTATTGGTGCAGCTATGGCATACGGTTTTAAATGTAAACCGCTTGTCATCTTTTCAGCGCTTATTGTAGGTATGATGGGATATACGACGTTTGCAGGTGGTGCAGTCGGTGCTTTTTTGGCCACTTTAATTGTCGCAGAACTGAGTCGTATGTATGCGAGTAAAACAAAAGTGGATATTATCGTTACACCGATGCTTACACTAATAATTGGTGGTGCCGTTGCTAAATTTTTAGGTCCGATTTTAAATGAAATGATGAAAGCGATAGGTAAGCTGATTATTGCTGCAACAGATCAACAACCCTTACTCATGGGGATAATCGTCGCAGTTATTTTCGGTTTATGTCTAACAGCGCCAATTTCAAGTGCTGCATTAGCATTAATGCTCGATTTATCAGGGCTTGCTGCAGGTGCGGCTACAATAGGATGTGCATGTCAAATGGTTGGTTTTGCTGTCATGGGCTACAAAGATAATGGGGTAAGCGGCTTAATTTCGATTGGTATTGGCACAAGTATGCTGCAAGTCCCTAACATCATTTTAAAACCACTGCTATTAATCCCGCCGACAGTGGCAAGTGCACTCATAGCGCCGATAATGACAGTATTTTTCCCTATGGTAAATAATGCGGCAGGTGCTGGCATGGGTACAAGTGGCTTTGTCGGTCAAATAATGACAGTGCACACAATGGGAAGTTCATTACATACGTGGGTGTTAATAGGTATTTTTCATTTCTTATTACCAATTGTCCTCACATGGTTGATATATCATTTTATGACGAAACGTCAATGGATTAAACCTGGAGATCAAACGTTACGCACAGTCGAAGCGCGTAATTAA
- a CDS encoding sirohydrochlorin chelatase has protein sequence MYKTILVVHGMRKGKLNETLVNFIHRTFDAHMLDYDVAFLESEERSLELVIQTTINAGYRRIHFIPLLLFSASHYYEDIKVLCEIYGRKYPNVQLVLGKPLGTHERMTSWVASQIANYQHNIDASTGIVVLAHGNSRFDEPDVALTEICDKLSTPTHPCYPSMVYGAYAFTKTLPEIARKHRKLLLIPFFFYDGYLVNKTKRRILELNLPNDMVYTPAINFHPILEEVVRERMAECEEVSYVSHSIESCT, from the coding sequence ATGTATAAAACGATTTTAGTCGTTCATGGGATGCGTAAAGGAAAATTAAATGAAACGCTTGTAAACTTTATTCATCGTACGTTTGATGCACATATGTTAGATTATGATGTTGCTTTTTTAGAAAGTGAAGAAAGGTCTTTAGAACTGGTGATTCAAACTACGATTAATGCAGGCTACAGACGTATACATTTCATTCCATTATTATTATTTTCAGCATCTCATTATTATGAAGATATAAAAGTCTTATGTGAAATATACGGTAGAAAATACCCAAACGTGCAACTGGTTCTTGGAAAACCTTTAGGTACACATGAACGCATGACGTCTTGGGTTGCATCTCAAATCGCCAACTATCAACATAACATAGATGCATCGACAGGTATAGTTGTTTTAGCGCATGGTAATTCACGTTTTGATGAACCTGACGTTGCATTGACTGAAATTTGCGACAAATTATCAACGCCTACACATCCGTGTTACCCCAGTATGGTTTATGGCGCCTACGCATTTACAAAAACACTACCTGAGATTGCACGAAAGCATCGTAAGCTATTGTTGATTCCATTCTTCTTTTATGATGGTTATCTTGTCAATAAGACGAAACGCCGCATACTTGAACTCAATTTACCTAACGATATGGTGTATACGCCGGCCATTAACTTTCATCCGATTTTAGAAGAAGTGGTTAGAGAACGGATGGCAGAATGTGAGGAGGTTTCCTATGTATCCCATTCAATTGAATCTTGCACATAA
- the sdaAA gene encoding L-serine ammonia-lyase, iron-sulfur-dependent, subunit alpha, whose translation MFDSMKELIEYAETHSKTFSEIMIEHEMVTRGLSREEVFGLMQLNLDTMRDAVEKGSTGEGVKSVTGYTGQDAIKVAKYNETHQALSGHDMISAVQGAIATNEVNAAMGIICATPTAGSSGTIPGVLFKLEKTHHLDNNQMIQFLFAASMCGMIIANNASVAGATGGCQAEVGTASAIAAAAAVETFGGTPAQAGHAIAISLSNLLGLVCDPVAGLVEIPCVMRNAIGSGNGLISADLALAGVESRIPVDEVIMAMDKVGRNLPASLRETGIGGLAGTPTGQAIKEKIFGSSSQEQVFS comes from the coding sequence ATGTTTGATTCAATGAAGGAATTAATCGAATACGCTGAAACACATTCAAAAACATTTTCAGAAATTATGATTGAACATGAAATGGTCACACGTGGTCTTTCACGTGAAGAAGTATTTGGTTTGATGCAGCTTAATTTAGATACTATGCGTGATGCTGTGGAAAAAGGCTCAACAGGCGAAGGTGTTAAAAGTGTTACAGGTTACACAGGTCAAGATGCCATTAAAGTAGCAAAATATAACGAGACCCATCAAGCACTCTCTGGTCATGATATGATTTCTGCTGTCCAAGGTGCGATTGCTACAAATGAAGTGAATGCAGCTATGGGTATCATTTGTGCAACACCTACAGCCGGTTCATCAGGTACGATTCCGGGCGTCCTATTTAAATTAGAAAAAACACATCATTTAGACAATAATCAAATGATTCAATTTCTATTTGCAGCCTCGATGTGCGGAATGATTATTGCCAATAACGCATCCGTCGCTGGTGCAACAGGAGGCTGTCAAGCAGAAGTCGGTACAGCATCAGCGATTGCCGCTGCTGCTGCCGTAGAAACATTTGGCGGTACGCCTGCACAAGCTGGGCATGCGATAGCCATTAGTTTAAGTAACTTATTAGGTCTCGTTTGTGACCCTGTAGCAGGTTTAGTCGAAATCCCATGTGTCATGCGAAATGCCATCGGTTCAGGAAATGGCTTAATTTCCGCTGACTTAGCATTAGCCGGGGTTGAAAGTCGAATTCCAGTAGACGAAGTAATTATGGCAATGGATAAAGTCGGACGTAACCTTCCTGCATCCTTACGCGAAACTGGTATCGGTGGTTTGGCCGGCACGCCAACAGGTCAAGCTATTAAAGAAAAAATCTTTGGCAGCTCTAGCCAAGAACAAGTTTTCTCATAA
- a CDS encoding aldehyde dehydrogenase family protein: MSIVVKDYISEQYDLFINGEFVKPASGEYLSVQNPATGETITKIAKANESDVVKAVKAAQNAFPEWSRKSKQERSDLLREISQRILDNKDRLATIESINTGKALRESSMIDIPFAARHFQYFASVTDLDEGTVNQIDDNTLSLITHEPIGVVGAVVAWNFPMLLASWKLGPALAAGNTVVIQPSSSTPVSLLETAKIFQDVLPPGVVNVVTGKGSESGNAIFNHDGVDKLSFTGSTEVGYQVADAGAKRIVPTTLELGGKSANIILDDANQDVALEGSQLGILFNQGEVCSAGSRLLVHEKIYDTFVSKLVQAFKKIKVGDPLDMRTQMGSQTGKDQIEKIESYIDYAKSHDANILVGGKRITENGMDQGHFFQPTIIELKDNNNKLAQEEIFGPVLTIIKIKNDEEAIRIANDSEYGLAGGVFSSNINRALHIAKNIRTGRVWINTYNQVPEGAPFGGYKKSGIGRETYKDAIANYQQIKNIYIDISNAPKGLY, encoded by the coding sequence ATGTCAATAGTAGTTAAAGATTACATTTCAGAGCAATACGATTTATTCATTAATGGGGAATTTGTGAAACCCGCGTCGGGCGAATACTTAAGTGTACAAAACCCTGCCACGGGTGAAACAATCACGAAAATTGCTAAAGCCAACGAATCAGATGTGGTCAAAGCGGTCAAAGCCGCACAAAACGCCTTTCCTGAATGGTCTCGAAAATCAAAACAAGAACGTTCTGATTTATTGCGTGAAATCAGTCAACGCATTTTAGACAATAAAGACCGTCTAGCAACAATTGAAAGTATTAACACTGGTAAAGCATTACGAGAATCTTCTATGATAGACATTCCATTCGCAGCACGCCATTTTCAATACTTCGCAAGTGTCACTGACTTAGATGAGGGTACAGTCAACCAAATTGATGACAATACATTAAGTTTAATTACACATGAACCAATTGGTGTGGTTGGTGCTGTAGTCGCATGGAACTTCCCGATGTTGCTTGCATCTTGGAAATTAGGTCCAGCACTTGCCGCTGGTAATACAGTTGTGATCCAACCTTCTTCATCAACACCTGTCAGCTTATTAGAAACCGCAAAAATCTTCCAAGACGTGTTACCACCTGGTGTGGTGAACGTGGTTACAGGTAAAGGCTCTGAATCCGGGAATGCTATTTTCAATCATGATGGTGTTGATAAATTGTCGTTCACTGGCTCTACAGAGGTCGGTTACCAAGTCGCTGATGCAGGTGCTAAACGTATCGTTCCTACAACTTTAGAACTTGGTGGTAAAAGTGCGAATATTATTTTAGATGATGCCAATCAAGACGTCGCATTAGAAGGAAGTCAACTCGGCATTCTTTTCAACCAAGGTGAAGTATGTAGTGCTGGCTCACGATTACTTGTACATGAAAAAATATATGATACGTTTGTCTCTAAACTCGTACAAGCCTTTAAAAAGATTAAAGTCGGTGATCCATTAGATATGCGTACACAAATGGGTTCACAAACAGGAAAAGACCAAATAGAAAAGATTGAAAGTTATATCGATTATGCAAAATCACACGATGCCAATATATTAGTAGGCGGTAAACGCATAACAGAAAACGGTATGGATCAAGGCCACTTCTTTCAACCTACAATCATTGAACTTAAAGACAACAATAATAAACTTGCACAAGAAGAAATATTCGGTCCTGTGCTTACAATTATTAAAATAAAAAATGATGAAGAAGCGATTAGGATTGCTAACGATTCTGAATATGGACTTGCAGGCGGCGTATTCTCATCAAATATCAACAGAGCACTTCACATCGCTAAAAATATACGCACAGGGCGCGTATGGATTAACACATATAACCAAGTTCCAGAAGGCGCACCTTTTGGTGGTTATAAAAAATCTGGTATTGGTCGTGAAACATATAAAGACGCGATTGCCAATTACCAACAAATTAAAAATATTTATATCGATATTAGTAATGCACCAAAAGGGTTATATTAA
- a CDS encoding PTS sugar transporter subunit IIC: MDFILGIGTLLVVLLAMTLFLKFAPNGKVSLQALSGAACATFLPEAFLKYAIGGVFHIDYFTKLGDIAGSLSGVAVGILTCLKFGVNPVFAVLTGLVLYDFKLLPAFIAAYFVGFGIKYLEKKVPEGLDLILVILLSPAVTYGIALIVSPSVIAVLKQIGTAVTAVGDNNPYALALVIGAIVPVVGMTPLSSMVFTSLLGLTGIPMAIGALGCMGSSFVNFVMFRKLKIGNPGKAFAVAIEPLTQIDIIAKYPVQLYGTNAIVGMVNGLFITYMGIVVNQPGMATPIAGPIVALGFNDALSTVITIVVVAIISIVLSYIIGTFINKKQIGLNLNTPKLSKQVN; this comes from the coding sequence ATGGATTTTATTTTAGGTATTGGAACATTGCTCGTTGTTTTACTCGCTATGACTTTGTTTCTAAAGTTCGCCCCTAATGGCAAAGTCAGCTTACAAGCGTTATCGGGAGCAGCATGTGCTACTTTTTTGCCTGAAGCATTTTTAAAATATGCGATTGGTGGCGTATTCCATATTGATTACTTTACAAAATTAGGAGATATTGCAGGGAGTTTAAGTGGTGTCGCTGTGGGTATTTTGACGTGTTTAAAATTTGGCGTGAATCCTGTATTTGCGGTTTTAACTGGACTTGTCCTGTATGATTTTAAATTACTTCCAGCATTTATTGCAGCATACTTCGTTGGATTTGGAATTAAGTATCTCGAAAAGAAAGTACCTGAAGGTTTAGATTTAATTTTAGTCATTTTATTATCTCCAGCAGTGACGTACGGCATCGCACTTATTGTATCTCCAAGTGTTATCGCAGTACTTAAACAAATTGGTACCGCTGTAACAGCAGTTGGTGACAATAATCCATATGCATTAGCGCTTGTAATTGGTGCTATCGTCCCTGTCGTCGGTATGACACCATTAAGTTCTATGGTGTTTACAAGTTTACTTGGACTCACTGGTATCCCAATGGCAATTGGCGCGCTCGGTTGTATGGGCAGTTCGTTTGTCAATTTCGTCATGTTTAGAAAATTGAAAATCGGTAATCCTGGTAAAGCCTTTGCGGTTGCAATTGAACCGCTCACACAAATTGATATTATTGCGAAATACCCGGTTCAACTATACGGCACGAATGCAATCGTAGGTATGGTCAATGGCCTTTTCATTACGTATATGGGTATCGTTGTTAACCAACCCGGAATGGCAACTCCAATTGCCGGTCCAATCGTCGCTTTAGGATTTAATGATGCCCTGTCTACTGTTATTACAATCGTTGTCGTTGCAATCATCAGTATTGTACTCAGCTATATCATCGGAACATTTATAAACAAAAAACAAATTGGTTTAAATTTAAATACACCTAAACTTTCGAAACAAGTGAATTAA
- the sdaAB gene encoding L-serine ammonia-lyase, iron-sulfur-dependent subunit beta, whose amino-acid sequence MARTKDYQSAFDVIGPVMMGPSSSHTAGAVKIGQAARAVLGDTPDRIRVHYYESFAETHKGHGTDLAIIGGLLGFSTFDARIKTSTTIARDQDIPFEFIEEKGTSLGEHPNCALIIIDKGDRHVELNGISIGGGAFKVKSIHVNGMCILLSHTPNLLVIDGECDMSQINHLINDLVDKSVDINEEIKTMNQGRCLLALHLNKAIKKELLEEIRQKYTNLQFSYIQ is encoded by the coding sequence ATGGCACGTACAAAAGATTATCAAAGTGCGTTTGATGTGATTGGCCCAGTTATGATGGGTCCTTCAAGTTCACATACAGCCGGCGCTGTTAAAATTGGACAAGCGGCCCGAGCAGTATTAGGCGATACACCCGACCGTATACGCGTTCATTATTACGAATCATTTGCAGAAACACACAAAGGTCATGGTACCGATTTAGCGATTATTGGTGGTTTATTAGGATTCAGCACTTTTGATGCGCGTATTAAGACTTCTACGACTATCGCACGTGATCAAGATATTCCGTTTGAATTTATAGAAGAAAAAGGAACGAGTCTTGGCGAACATCCAAACTGTGCGCTTATCATTATCGATAAAGGCGACCGTCATGTAGAACTAAATGGAATTTCCATTGGTGGTGGCGCATTTAAAGTAAAAAGCATTCATGTGAATGGAATGTGCATTTTATTATCTCATACACCGAACTTATTAGTGATTGATGGAGAATGCGATATGTCACAAATCAACCATTTAATTAACGACCTTGTCGATAAAAGTGTTGACATAAATGAGGAAATTAAAACGATGAATCAAGGACGTTGCCTGCTCGCTTTACATTTAAATAAAGCAATCAAAAAAGAACTATTAGAAGAAATACGTCAAAAATATACAAATTTACAATTTTCATATATACAATAG
- a CDS encoding precorrin-2 dehydrogenase/sirohydrochlorin ferrochelatase family protein, whose protein sequence is MYPIQLNLAHKHVVIIGGGKIAWRKLSNLLTEPCTVDVVSPKFHDAFQVLQSSERLRLIREPYHKSHLKHADLIIIATNDPQTNNQVALDASPSQWINHTGDKTQSDFFNMLTIQHDELTISISSNGQNIERTKRYAAKIKSFLTADEEDMHE, encoded by the coding sequence ATGTATCCCATTCAATTGAATCTTGCACATAAGCACGTCGTGATCATAGGAGGTGGCAAAATCGCTTGGCGAAAATTGTCAAACCTTCTTACAGAGCCTTGTACAGTCGATGTGGTAAGTCCAAAATTTCATGATGCTTTTCAAGTTTTACAATCTTCAGAACGGCTGAGGTTGATTCGAGAACCTTATCATAAATCGCATCTTAAACATGCTGATTTGATTATAATAGCGACAAACGACCCCCAAACGAATAATCAAGTTGCTCTGGATGCTTCACCTTCACAATGGATCAATCATACAGGGGATAAAACACAATCAGATTTTTTTAACATGTTAACGATTCAACATGATGAACTAACCATTAGTATTAGTTCAAACGGGCAAAATATAGAACGAACGAAACGATATGCAGCTAAAATCAAATCATTTTTAACTGCAGATGAGGAGGATATGCATGAGTAA